The Halalkalicoccus tibetensis genome contains the following window.
CGCACGGGGGATCCTCTACGTGCTGAGCGGGATCGGGCTGCTCGTGTTCTCGCTGTACGCGATCCGTTGGACCCTGCCGCTCATCGAGACCTCCCTGGAGTTCGGCTCCGAGACGCCGGGGATGCGGGTCAACCAGGCGTACTTCCAGGCGGCGATCCCGATCGCGTTCACCCTGACGGTGATCCGGACCCTCCAGTGGCTCTATCGGGACCTCCGTGACCTCTCGGCGGGCGACCCGATCGACGACGGCACCCAGCTGTTCCGCACCGACGACGAAGACCAAGCCGACCGAACGATCTGACCATGGAGCTACTCGCCGGATTCCTCGCGCTGATCGTACTGCTCGCGCTCGGATTTCCGATCTTCGTCGCCATCGGGCTGAGCTGTGTCGTCTTCCTCCAGATGGGGGTGCTCGATCCACAGATCTTCGGGGAGACGATGTTCTCCGGGCTCAACGAGTTCGCCTTCCTCGCGATCCCGCTGTTCATCCTGACGGGGACGGCGATCGTCGAGACGGGGATGTCCCAGCGCCTGCTCGATCTGAGCCTGGAGCTGTTCGGCTCGCTGAAGACCGGGATCGGCACCTCGGTCTCCTTCGGCAGCGGCATCTTCGCGACCATCAGCGGCTCGAACGCCGCCGACTCGGCCGCGATCGGGCGGATGGCGCTCGGCCCGCTCGAACAGGTGGGCTACGACCGGACCTACGCCTCGGCGATGATCGCGAGCGGCTCGGCCACCGGGATCCTCATCCCGCCGAGCATCTCCTACATCATCGCCGGGATCGCGCTGGGGGTGTCGGTCTCCCAGCTGTTCCTCGCGACGTTCGTCCCGGGAGCGATCCTCCTGACGGGCGTGATCCTGGTCAACGTCGTGATCAACAGGACGCGGGGCTACGAGACCGACAACCGCGAACACCAGGGGTTCGACGCGAGCGATGCGGCCGCCGCCCTCTGGCGCGCGAAGTTCGCCCTGTTCGTTCCGTTTCTCATCCTCGGCGGGATCTACTCGGGGGTGTTCACGGCGACCGAGGCTGCGATCGCCGCGGTCACGGTGATCTTCGTCATCGGCGCGCTCACCGGGACGATGTCGCTGTCCTCCTATAGTCGGGTGCTCGAGGAGAGCGCGCTGGTCAACGGGATGATCGCGCCCATCATCGCGACGGCGCTGATCTTCGGCGACATCCTCACGCTCAACCAAATCCCCCAGATGGTCGCCGAGACGGTGACGACGCTCTCGACGAGCTACGTCGTGATGATCCTGCTCATGCTCGTGGTCTTCTTCGTCGCCGGCGCGACGATGGAGCTGGGGCCGAACATCCTGATCCTCGGGCCGCTGTTCCTGCCGCTGGCCCAGGAGTTCGGGATGGACCCGATCCACTACACGATCTTCATGATGTGTGCGTTCGGGATCGGCTTCATTACCCCGCCGATCGGGATCAACCTCTACGTGCTCTCGGGGATCAGCGGCGAGTCCGTCATGGACATCTCGCGGGAGGCCGTCCCGTTCATGCTCGTCATGCTGCTTCTGGTGCTGGTCATCGGGCTGGTGCCGGAGCTCTCGCTGGTCTTCTTCTAAGGCCTTCCGGGCCCGCTCCGGGACGAGTCACAACCCTTTAGCCCGCGCATGAACGAACCCGAGTGGGAACAGCACGGCCGCAAATCCGACTCGCCACGGACACTTATCCCGTGGCTCTGGGATTGCGGTAGTGCACGAAAAGTGCCGTCTGCGGTCTGTGCGGTTCCTATCCTCAACAATGGCACGAATGCATACACGCCGCCGCGGCTCGTCCGGTTCGGACCGGCCGGCGGCAGACGAACCACCGGAGTGGAGCGACGTCGACGCGAGCGAGATCGAATCGCGCGTCGTCGAGCTCGCAGAGCAGGGTCACGACCCCAGCCAGATCGGCATGAAACTGCGCGATGAGGGCGTCAAGGGGACCCCGATCCCGAACGTCAAACTCGCGACCGGCAAGAAGGTCGGCGAGATCCTCGAGGAGAACGACGCCTCGCCCGAGGTCCCCGAGGACCTCCGGAACCTGATGGAGCGGGCGATCCGCCTGCGCGAGCACATGCAGGACAACCAGCAGGACGCCCAGAACAAACGCGCCCTGCAGAACACGGAGGCGAAGGTCCGCCGTCTCGTCAACTACTACCGTGGCGACGAGATGCCCGCGGACTTCCGCTACACCTACCAGAACGCCCAGGAACTCCTCGAGTAATGGCCGCCACGGGTCGATCGGAGCATGATCTCGCCGCGGCGCTCACGGAGTCCGGCTTCGTCCGGATAGCCCCGCGTGCGGACGGCGACGCGATCGCCGCCGCCGGGCTGCTCTTGCGGGCGCTCGCGGCCCGATCGATCCCGTTTCAGGCCCGCGTCGTCCCGCCGACCGACGAGCCGTCCGCCGCGGCGACCCTGCCGGTCGGCTTCCCCGACGGGCTCGCGCCCGCGGACCGACCGATCAGCGCCGCCGCGGCCGACCTCGTCCGCGAGCTCGGCTGCGAGCCCGATCCCGGCCTCGTGCTCGCGGGCTGTCTGCTCGGGGGCGACCCCGACGCGGCCGGCGTCGAGCTCGACCGACGACGGGGCGTGGGGATCCCCACGGCCGACCTGGCCGACGGGCTGGCCCACTCGACGCTCGTTCACGCCGAGTTCTCGGGCGACGAGACGGCCGTCGCCGCGGCGCTCGCCGAGCTGGTCGACGACGACCGGGCGGTCGCGTCGCTGGCGGCGCTCGAAACCGTCGGCTCCGACGGGGCGAGCGAACGCGCCGCGGCCGCCATCGAGCGGGCGCTGCGCCCGCACCCGACCCCCGAGGGCCCCTTCGAGACCGCAGAAGGCCTCGCGGACGTGCTCGACTGCCTCGCGGGCGACGCGCCGGGGCTCGCCCTCGCGCTCGCGATGGGCCACGACGTCCGGGTCGACGCGCTCGAAGCGTGGCGAACCCACTCGACGGCCGCCCACGAGGCGGTCCGGGCGGCCGACACCGGCCGGTACGACGGCCTGTTCGTCGCCCGGATCGCAGAGGGGCCGGTCGGAACGGTCGCGCGCCTGCTCAGGGACTTCCGCTCGCCCGAGCCCGTCGTCCTCGTCATCGGGGACGACGAGGCGGGGGCGGCCGGCCTCACCGACGGGATCGGCGACGCGGTGATCGAGGCCGCCGAGGCGGTCGGCGGGACGGGCGGCGCCACCCCGTCGCGGGGTCTCGCCCGCTTCGACTGCCCGCCCGAGGCGTTCCTCGAGTCGTTCCGGGAGGCGATGGCATGAGACGGATCACGATCCGAACGACCCACGACGAGCCCGAGCGGGTCGCGCGAGCGGTCGGCCCGGACAACACGCCCGAGATGACGACGCGGAGCGACGACGACCGGGTGGTGACGACGATCGAGCGCGAGTCGACGGGCGGCCTGCGGACGACCGCGGACGACTACGTCGTGAACCTGACGGTGGCCGACGAAGTGGTACAGCTTTCAGACCGAACCGATGAACACAAACCATGAGTGAACGATCAGTTTCCCGACAGCAGCAACAGAAACGGTGGTACACCGTGCACGCGCCCGAGCAGTTCGACCGGGCCGAGCTCGGCCAGTCACCCGCGAACGAACCCGAACAGCTCCTCGGGCGTAACCTCGAGACCACGCTCGGCGAGCTCAACAACAACGCGAGCGAGAACAACATCAAGCTCACGTTCAAGATCAACGACGTGGGCAGCGACAGCGCGTACACGGAGTTCACGAAACAGGAACTCACGCGCGACTACCTGCGCAGCCTCGTCCGCCGTGGCGCCTCGAAGATCGACGCCTACGTCACGGTGATGACGACCGACGACTACCGCGTGCAGGTCCAGCCCGTCGCCTTCACCACGAAGAAGGCCGATCACAGCCAGGAGCACGCCATCCGAAAGCGGATGATCGAGATGGTGCGCGAGGCCGGCGAGGAGCGCACCTTCTCGGGGCTCGTCGACAGCGTGATCGAGGGACGGCTCTCGAGCGCGATCTACGGCGAGGCCAAGACGATCTACCCGCTCCGACGGGTGGAGATCCAGAAGCTCACCCTCGAAGCCCGACCCGAGGAGGTCGCCGAGGAGGAGGCGACCGCCGTCGACGTCGACGAGGAGGACGTCGAGGCGTAATCGGCAATCGACGCTCGATCCGATCCGCTATTCTTCGACGACGATCCGGCCGATCATCCCGCCGCGTTCGTGCGGGACGCAGTAGTAGTCGTGCTCGCCGGGCACCTCGAAGGTGTGCTCGAACCGGTCGCCGGTGTAGATCGAGCCCTCGCGGTCGTCGTACCACGCCATCCGGGCGTCGTTCTCGGTCTCGAACCCGCCGGTGGCGAAGAAGCCCGCACCCTCCGGTTGGCCGCCGTCGTAGGCGGTGACCGTGTGGGCGCGCGAGCCGGTGTTCTCCCAGATCACCGTATCGCCGGCCTCGACAGTGTAGGACTCGGGCAGGAACTCGTGGGCGCTCATACCGATGTCGTGGTCCTCGGTGAGGTCCGCGATGGCGGTACAGCCCCCCAGGCCGGCGATGGTGCCGCTCCCGGCGAGCGCGAGGAACGTACGCCGTTTCATGGTTCGATGTCGGCACCCCGGAGCCTATAGGCTGTCGATCACCGGCAAGGGTGGGGACGTCGCGGCACCGTTACCGATCCCTTCACACGGATTCACAATCGATAAAAGGACGCTGTGAGAGCGGGGGGTATGGAGCTCGCGCCCCGCTTCGTCGGCCGGCTGGGGATCGCCGACGCGGTGACCGTCGGCAACGCCGCGCTCGGCTTCCTGGCGGCGGCGGTCGCGGCGGTCGACGTCCGGGTCGCGGCGCAGTTCGTCCTGCTTGCGGCAGTGCTCGACGGGCTCGACGGCGTGCTCGCACGGCGCTACGGCGGCACGCCGGCCGGCCCGCATCTCGACTCGCTCGCCGACGTCGCCTCCTTCGGCGTCGCGCCCGCCATGCTGGTGATCGCGGTCGCAGAGGACGCGGCCGAGGGCGCACCGGAGGCGGCCGTCGCCTTTGGGATCCCCGCGCTGTTCGTCGCGATGGCGGTCGTCCGGCTGGGGCTGTACACGGCCTACGACGCGGAACGGACGACGACGCTGGGCGCGCCGAGCACGCTCGCCGCGACGGCGCTGGGCGCGGCGGTGCTCGCGGGGGTCGAGGAGCCCGCTGCGGTGCTCGCGATCACGGCCGCGTTCTGTTATCTGATGGTCTCGCCGATCGAGTATCCCGACCTGCTCGCGCGCGACGCGCTGTTGATGGGGGTGATCCACGTGCTCGCGGTCGTGATCCCGGGCTTCCAGGGCGGGCTGTTCCCCGTCGCCCTGCTGACGCTCGCGCTCGCGTATCTCGTCCTCGGGCCGCGCTTCTACTGGGGGGAGGCCGAGCGGCGCCGCGAGGAAGGGAAACGCTCATAGGCCGCTCGGCCGGACCCCACTGTATGAGCGAGGACGCCCCCGACGAGAACGAGGCGGCTCCCGAGGAGGAGCCCCCGGCGGACGACGAGGCGGCCGAACAGGAGGACGCCGAGCCGGAGCCAGAGCCCGATACCGAGGGCGAGAACGGTGAGGAGGTCGCCGAAGAGGAGGAAGACCCGGACGACGAAGGGGCCGACGAGGAGGAAGGAGCTGACGAGGACGAGGCCAGCGAGGACGACGAAGGCGAGGAGGGCGACGACCTGCCCGTCGAGCCGCTGACCGAGGAGACGCTCACCGAGCGCCTCGACGGCGCGGAGGCCGCCCTCGAGGAGGCAGAGACCGAGGACGACCTCGACGACGTCTCGGCGACGCTCGTCTCGATCGGCGACGACCTCGAGGAGGCCGACCTGCCCGAGCCCGACGAGGACGACGAGGACGCGGAAGACCCCCGTGAGGCCCTCGAGGAACGTCTCGACGGGCTCCAGGACGAGCTCGAAGAGCAGCGCGGCCCCTACAGCGAGGACGTCATCGAGGGGATCGAGGAGGCCGGAACGACCATCGACGAGACCCGCTGGACCGAGACGGGCGAGGCCGAGCTCGTCGAGCCCGTCGAGTCGTTCGTCGAGACCGTAAACGACGTCCTCGGGGTCCATCTCGGGCTCGGCGGCGAGGAGCCCGACGCTCTCGTTGCGATCCTCGAGTCGGCCGCAGTAGCGGTCGGCGACGCCGAGCTCCACCCCGACGAGGACGGCGAGGAGATCGCAACGCTGCTCGAGGCCGTCGAGGAGCTCCAGGCGGCGCTCAACGACGCCGAGGAGTGGGACGACCTCAGCACCCGCCAGAAGCTCGCCGCCCACGGCTTCTACGACGTGCTCGACCATCGCAAGGACTTCCCGCCCGAGTGGCACGCGCTCAAGGTCTACGAGAAGCGCGGCGAGCCCGAACCCATCCTGCTCGCGCTCGAGCAGCTCGGCTCGGAGTTCATGGAACGCCACTGCATCGAGTCGCTCACCCGGATGGGCGACGAGGCGGCACTGGACGCGATGACCCAGCGCGCGAACAAGCGCGACAAGCCCGCGATCAAGGCGCTCGGGAAGATCGGCAGCGAGGAGTCCGTCGAGATGCTCTCGGAGTACATCGAGGGCGACAGCGACCCGAAGCTCCAGCTCGTGACGCTCAAGGCGCTCGGCGAGATCGGCAGCGAGGAGGCCACCCAGGCCGTCGCCGACCGCTTGGTCGCGGACAACGACGAGGTCCGAAGCCGGGCGGCCCGCGCGCTTGGCCTGATCGGGGACACCCGGGCGATCGAGCCGCTCTCGGACCTCCTCGCCGACGACGACTCCGACACCGTGCGCGCGAGCGCCGCATGGGCGCTCAACCAGATCGGCACCGAGAAGGCCCTCGACGCCGTCGAGCCCTATGCCGACGACCGTGCGTTCCTCGTACAGGCCGAGGCCGAGAAGGTCGCCTGACGGGGACGAAGCTTCTTATACGGGGACGGGGCCAACCGGGGCGTGCCCCGGTCGCGCCCCGCCGTCGCCGCTCGCCTGCTCGCTCTCGTTCTCCTGCTCGGTAGCGCTGCGGCTCTCGGAGCGGCCGCGACGGCCGATCCGTCCGAAACCACCATCGTCGAGGTCTATCCCAACACGAACCACGCGGGTAACGCCGGGGAGTACCTCGTCGTCGAGTTCCCCGACGACGGCGACCTCGCCGAGTACTCGCTGACCGACGGCAAGACGACGACGCCGCTCGGCGACGATACCGTCTCGGGAGCCGTCGCGTTCAGTCGCGCGCCCGACCTCACTAGAGGGAAGGTCGCCCACCCGGTCTACGAGCTGCCCGAACACTTCGCGATGGCCTAGACCGGCGAGACCATCCGCCTCCAGCGCGACGGCCGGACTGTCGACGAGACCACCTACGAGAGCGCCTCACAGGGCGAGCGGTGGCTCCGGACCGACGAGGGATGGGGATGGGAAAAGCGCGGGGCGACCGACTTCGAGGCCCGCGACCTCCCCGCCGAGCGCGCGACGGGGTTCACCCTCCCCGACAGCCCCGAGGTCCCGCTCGACACCCTCGGGGATGCCGACGACCGGCTCTATCTCGGCGGCTACTCCCTCGAATCCGAGCGAACGGTCGAGGAGCTGCTCGCGGCCCATGACCGGGGCGTCGAAGTGCGCGTGCTCGTCGACGGCACGCCCGTCGGCGGCCAGAGCGAGACCGAGGCCGAGGCGCTCGACCGGCTCGCGGCGGCGGGCGTCGACGTCCGGGTGTTCGACGGACCCCCGACTCGATACCGGTTTCACCACCCCAAGTACGCCGTCGTCGACGATCGCGCGCTCGTCATGACCGAGAACTGGAAGCCCGCCGGCACGGGCGGGGCGTCGAGCCGCGGCTGGGGCCTCCTCGTCGAGGGAAGGGAGGTCGCCGACGAGCTGGCGACCGTCTTCGAGGCCGACGCGGGCTGGGAGGACACCGCCGCGTGGGACCGCTCGCTCGCCGGAACGTTGGTCGAGGCGGAGGCCGAAAGCGCCGGTTTCCCGGGCGAGTTCGACCCCGTGACGGCCGAGGTCGACTCGGTCCGACTGGTGGTCGCGCCCGACAACGCCGAGGAAGAGACGCTCTCACTACTCGCAAGCGCCGAGGAGTCGATCCTGGTCAAGCAGCCGACGATCGCCGACGACCACGCGTTCCTCCGGGAGGTCGTGGCGGCGGCCGAACGGGGCGTCGAGGTCCGGGTCCTGCTCGACTCGACGTGGTACGTCGAGGACGAAAACGAGGAACTCGTCCGCTGGCTCGACGATCAGGCCGAGTCGGGCGGCCTCCCGATCGAGGCCCGGCTGGTCGAGCCCGACGGCTTCGAGAAGCTCCACGCGAAGGGGATCGTCGTCGACGACCGGACCACGATGGTCGGGAGCATCAACTGGAACGCGAACTCGGTGGAGAACAACCGGGAAGTGGCGCTGATCGTCGAGAGCGAGGCGATCGCGAGCCAGTTCGCCGCGGTCTTCGAGGCCGACTGGGCGGGCGAGGACGGTCGCTGGTCGTTCCCGGTCGGAGTCGGCCTCGGGGTCGCCGCCGCGGCCGCCGGCGCCGTCCTGGTCGGGTCGCGGCTGGTCCGCTTCGACTAGCGATCGGTGACCGTCTCGGCGCTCGAGAGCGCCTCGTCGATCTCCGCGTCGCCCATCTTCTCGACCAGCGCGTCGAGCACTTCCTCGCGCATGCCCGCGACGAACTTGATCGACCCGACGACCAGATGGCCGCCGCCGGCGACGCCGGCGCCGTCGATCTCCTCGACGAGTTCGCTCACCATTCGGGGGATGTCGAGGCGCACGCCGTCGGACCGGAGGACGGCGAAGTCGGGACCGTAGCCGATCGTGATGACGGGGTCGCCCGTCTCCTCGACGACCCGGTCGTGGATCTCGCCGGTGGTCGTGCCGGGTGCGGGGAACGTGAAGCGGTGGGCGTGGTTCTCGACGTCGATCCGACAGAGGTGTGCACCGTTGTCTAAGCGCTCACGTTCGACGTGGGGCATCGCGGCCTCGAGCTGTTCGTCGATGTCGCGCCGGGCGCGCTCGGCGAGGAACGAGACGAGCTCGGCGTGACGGTCGGTGTCGCTGCCGACGTCGAGCACGTCGGCGATGAGCGACCGGCCGGCGCTGTAGCGCAGCCAGTGGGCGGCGTAGTCGAGCGCCTCGCTGACGTCCCGGAGCTCGTTCTCGTCGTAGCCCTCCTCGCGGGCCAGCTCGAGGTAGTCGTCCATCGCGTCGGCCTTCGAGCGGTCGGCGATGCCCGCGACCGCGGGGACGTGCCGGAGCTCGTCGGTGATCGTCGGGTCGATCATCCGCGCGAGCTCGACACAGAGCATCCCCGTGGTGATGCGGTAGTCCTCGCCGTGGAGATACGGGTTAACGTGGGCCGCGAGCAGCTCCTCTACGGCCTCCGGGTCGGGGTGGTGGTGGTCGACCGCGGCGATCGGGATGTCGTAGTGGGCCAACGTCTCGTAGGCCGGAACGTCCTCCTCGGTGCTCCCGTTGTCGAGCATCAACAGGAGGGGGAGCTTCTGGCCGTGGCGCGCCCGATCGCCGAGCGCGTAGTTGAGATCGCGCGTGGCGTCCTCCATCTCGTAGAAGGGCGCCTTGCTCGGCAGCCGTTTGAGGAGGTGCTGGGCTGCGTCGGGGTCCTCGTGGGTCGCCTCGATGAACCGCTCGATCGCGAGCGCGACGGGGACGGCGGCGCACATCCCGTCGCCGTCGGCGTGATGACGCATCCGGATGGGACGCCCCTCCAGAACCATCCGCCGGATCAGCCGCGCGACCTCCTCGAGTCCCGAGAGCATGGGTTCGAGGGCGTCCCACTCGATCAGCGGGTCGATCCCGTGGGGTTCGGATCGCTCCGCGAGGGCCTCGGCGAGGCGGTCCTCGGCGGCCGTCCTCGTCTCGCCCTCGAGCGTCGATAGCTCCTCGACCTCGACCTGTAGGGCGCCCTCGCGCTCCTCGACGCCTCCCGAGACGTGGACGAGGTCGCCGACCTCGATCTCGGGATGCGACCGAACGCCCGCCCCCTCGAAGGCCGTACAGGGGACGACGCCGTTCTCGTCGCGGACCTGAAAGATCGTCGGGCCGCCGGTCTGTTTGATCTGGACGACCTCGCCCTCGAGATGGACCGACTCGCCCGTGGCGAGGTCGCTGGTCTGGGTGGTCTCGTAGCTGTGTTCGATCTCCTTGGTCCTCGCCGATTCGGGGTCGATCGGGGCCGGCGAGAAGGCGATATCGCCGTTCTCGCGGACCTGATCGAGCGTGACGACCAGCCGGTCGCCGACCTCGTAGTCGGCGTCGCCCTCGAGCGTCGATTCGTGGACGAGACCGGAGACTTCCTCCGAGAGATCGACGAAGACGCCGTATTCGACCACGCCATTGACCGTCGCGAGATAGGGAGTGTCGGGATCGAGGTCCTCGACCGTACACGCTGCACGGAGCTCATAGACGACTTCGTCGTCGCCCGCGAGCTCAGAGTTCGCTGTCATTACGGCCCCTTTTGGGGGCGCCCGGTTTAACCGTTATCAAGCGCGCTCGGGGTTTCGCAACCGTTAGTACGCGCCGGCGGCCAGACGTGGGTATGGGACTGTTCCGGTCGCTGTTCCGATCCAGCGAGATCATCGGCATCGCGGCCGACACCCTCGACTTCGCGCTCTCGGCCTCGGAGGAGACCCACCCCGACGAGTACATGGGGATGCTCCGGGGCGAGGACGCCCGCAAACTCGGGCTCGATCGCGACGGCACCGTCGTCACCGACGTGCTCGTGATTCCCGGGACCGAATCCGGCCCCACCAGTGCGACCGTGAAAACGAACATGATCCCCAACGACCTCTCTGGGGTCGGCTCGATTCACTCGCATCCCAACGGCGTCCTCGAACCCAGCGACGCCGACCTACGCACCTTCGGCAGCGGCTCGGTCCACGTCATCATCGGCGCACCCTACCGGCGGAACTGTTGGAAGGCGTTCGACTCGAAGGGCGAACCCCGCGAGCTCGACGTTCTCGACGTCTCGCTGCCCGAGGAGCGCTTCTTCGACTTCGACCAGCAGGACATCGACCGCGAGCTCAAGGAGGAGGACCGCCGGCGATGGTGAGGGCGCTCGCACAGGGCACCTTCGACCTCCTGCATCCCGGCCACGTCCACTACCTCGAGGAGGCCGCCCGGATGGGCGAGGAACTGCACGTCATCGTCGCTCGGAGTGCGAACGTCACCCACAAGGACCCCCCGCTGCTCGACGGCCGCCAGCGCCGGGACATGGTCGGGGCCCTGGAGGCCGTCGACCGCGCCCACCTCGGCCACGAGTCGGACATCTTCGCCCCCATCGAGCGGATTGACCCCGACGTGATCGTGCTGGGCCACGACCAGCACCACGACGAGGCGGCGATCGAGCGCGCGCTCGCCGACCGGGGGAT
Protein-coding sequences here:
- a CDS encoding 30S ribosomal protein S3ae, with translation MSERSVSRQQQQKRWYTVHAPEQFDRAELGQSPANEPEQLLGRNLETTLGELNNNASENNIKLTFKINDVGSDSAYTEFTKQELTRDYLRSLVRRGASKIDAYVTVMTTDDYRVQVQPVAFTTKKADHSQEHAIRKRMIEMVREAGEERTFSGLVDSVIEGRLSSAIYGEAKTIYPLRRVEIQKLTLEARPEEVAEEEATAVDVDEEDVEA
- a CDS encoding TRAP transporter small permease, with translation MDYDTLYEKSKGVLGSLELYLLISLYIYLIVIVNIEIIRRFILDSSSVWGQESAQFMYIYLTWLGVSWGVHKRVHVRIDVLHTFISERARGILYVLSGIGLLVFSLYAIRWTLPLIETSLEFGSETPGMRVNQAYFQAAIPIAFTLTVIRTLQWLYRDLRDLSAGDPIDDGTQLFRTDDEDQADRTI
- a CDS encoding DHH family phosphoesterase, which codes for MTANSELAGDDEVVYELRAACTVEDLDPDTPYLATVNGVVEYGVFVDLSEEVSGLVHESTLEGDADYEVGDRLVVTLDQVRENGDIAFSPAPIDPESARTKEIEHSYETTQTSDLATGESVHLEGEVVQIKQTGGPTIFQVRDENGVVPCTAFEGAGVRSHPEIEVGDLVHVSGGVEEREGALQVEVEELSTLEGETRTAAEDRLAEALAERSEPHGIDPLIEWDALEPMLSGLEEVARLIRRMVLEGRPIRMRHHADGDGMCAAVPVALAIERFIEATHEDPDAAQHLLKRLPSKAPFYEMEDATRDLNYALGDRARHGQKLPLLLMLDNGSTEEDVPAYETLAHYDIPIAAVDHHHPDPEAVEELLAAHVNPYLHGEDYRITTGMLCVELARMIDPTITDELRHVPAVAGIADRSKADAMDDYLELAREEGYDENELRDVSEALDYAAHWLRYSAGRSLIADVLDVGSDTDRHAELVSFLAERARRDIDEQLEAAMPHVERERLDNGAHLCRIDVENHAHRFTFPAPGTTTGEIHDRVVEETGDPVITIGYGPDFAVLRSDGVRLDIPRMVSELVEEIDGAGVAGGGHLVVGSIKFVAGMREEVLDALVEKMGDAEIDEALSSAETVTDR
- a CDS encoding HEAT repeat domain-containing protein, with amino-acid sequence MSEDAPDENEAAPEEEPPADDEAAEQEDAEPEPEPDTEGENGEEVAEEEEDPDDEGADEEEGADEDEASEDDEGEEGDDLPVEPLTEETLTERLDGAEAALEEAETEDDLDDVSATLVSIGDDLEEADLPEPDEDDEDAEDPREALEERLDGLQDELEEQRGPYSEDVIEGIEEAGTTIDETRWTETGEAELVEPVESFVETVNDVLGVHLGLGGEEPDALVAILESAAVAVGDAELHPDEDGEEIATLLEAVEELQAALNDAEEWDDLSTRQKLAAHGFYDVLDHRKDFPPEWHALKVYEKRGEPEPILLALEQLGSEFMERHCIESLTRMGDEAALDAMTQRANKRDKPAIKALGKIGSEESVEMLSEYIEGDSDPKLQLVTLKALGEIGSEEATQAVADRLVADNDEVRSRAARALGLIGDTRAIEPLSDLLADDDSDTVRASAAWALNQIGTEKALDAVEPYADDRAFLVQAEAEKVA
- a CDS encoding 30S ribosomal protein S15, which produces MARMHTRRRGSSGSDRPAADEPPEWSDVDASEIESRVVELAEQGHDPSQIGMKLRDEGVKGTPIPNVKLATGKKVGEILEENDASPEVPEDLRNLMERAIRLREHMQDNQQDAQNKRALQNTEAKVRRLVNYYRGDEMPADFRYTYQNAQELLE
- a CDS encoding plastocyanin/azurin family copper-binding protein, yielding MKRRTFLALAGSGTIAGLGGCTAIADLTEDHDIGMSAHEFLPESYTVEAGDTVIWENTGSRAHTVTAYDGGQPEGAGFFATGGFETENDARMAWYDDREGSIYTGDRFEHTFEVPGEHDYYCVPHERGGMIGRIVVEE
- a CDS encoding exonuclease RecJ; translation: MAATGRSEHDLAAALTESGFVRIAPRADGDAIAAAGLLLRALAARSIPFQARVVPPTDEPSAAATLPVGFPDGLAPADRPISAAAADLVRELGCEPDPGLVLAGCLLGGDPDAAGVELDRRRGVGIPTADLADGLAHSTLVHAEFSGDETAVAAALAELVDDDRAVASLAALETVGSDGASERAAAAIERALRPHPTPEGPFETAEGLADVLDCLAGDAPGLALALAMGHDVRVDALEAWRTHSTAAHEAVRAADTGRYDGLFVARIAEGPVGTVARLLRDFRSPEPVVLVIGDDEAGAAGLTDGIGDAVIEAAEAVGGTGGATPSRGLARFDCPPEAFLESFREAMA
- a CDS encoding TRAP transporter large permease, with product MELLAGFLALIVLLALGFPIFVAIGLSCVVFLQMGVLDPQIFGETMFSGLNEFAFLAIPLFILTGTAIVETGMSQRLLDLSLELFGSLKTGIGTSVSFGSGIFATISGSNAADSAAIGRMALGPLEQVGYDRTYASAMIASGSATGILIPPSISYIIAGIALGVSVSQLFLATFVPGAILLTGVILVNVVINRTRGYETDNREHQGFDASDAAAALWRAKFALFVPFLILGGIYSGVFTATEAAIAAVTVIFVIGALTGTMSLSSYSRVLEESALVNGMIAPIIATALIFGDILTLNQIPQMVAETVTTLSTSYVVMILLMLVVFFVAGATMELGPNILILGPLFLPLAQEFGMDPIHYTIFMMCAFGIGFITPPIGINLYVLSGISGESVMDISREAVPFMLVMLLLVLVIGLVPELSLVFF
- a CDS encoding KEOPS complex subunit Pcc1; this translates as MRRITIRTTHDEPERVARAVGPDNTPEMTTRSDDDRVVTTIERESTGGLRTTADDYVVNLTVADEVVQLSDRTDEHKP
- a CDS encoding protein sorting system archaetidylserine synthase (This PssA-like phosphatidyltransferase, along with a PssD-like decarboxylase, is required in Haloarchaea for the archaeosortase ArtA to replace the PGF-CTERM sorting signal with a C-terminal lipid anchor.), giving the protein MELAPRFVGRLGIADAVTVGNAALGFLAAAVAAVDVRVAAQFVLLAAVLDGLDGVLARRYGGTPAGPHLDSLADVASFGVAPAMLVIAVAEDAAEGAPEAAVAFGIPALFVAMAVVRLGLYTAYDAERTTTLGAPSTLAATALGAAVLAGVEEPAAVLAITAAFCYLMVSPIEYPDLLARDALLMGVIHVLAVVIPGFQGGLFPVALLTLALAYLVLGPRFYWGEAERRREEGKRS
- a CDS encoding phospholipase D-like domain-containing protein; protein product: MRLQRDGRTVDETTYESASQGERWLRTDEGWGWEKRGATDFEARDLPAERATGFTLPDSPEVPLDTLGDADDRLYLGGYSLESERTVEELLAAHDRGVEVRVLVDGTPVGGQSETEAEALDRLAAAGVDVRVFDGPPTRYRFHHPKYAVVDDRALVMTENWKPAGTGGASSRGWGLLVEGREVADELATVFEADAGWEDTAAWDRSLAGTLVEAEAESAGFPGEFDPVTAEVDSVRLVVAPDNAEEETLSLLASAEESILVKQPTIADDHAFLREVVAAAERGVEVRVLLDSTWYVEDENEELVRWLDDQAESGGLPIEARLVEPDGFEKLHAKGIVVDDRTTMVGSINWNANSVENNREVALIVESEAIASQFAAVFEADWAGEDGRWSFPVGVGLGVAAAAAGAVLVGSRLVRFD
- a CDS encoding Mov34/MPN/PAD-1 family protein, producing MGLFRSLFRSSEIIGIAADTLDFALSASEETHPDEYMGMLRGEDARKLGLDRDGTVVTDVLVIPGTESGPTSATVKTNMIPNDLSGVGSIHSHPNGVLEPSDADLRTFGSGSVHVIIGAPYRRNCWKAFDSKGEPRELDVLDVSLPEERFFDFDQQDIDRELKEEDRRRW